The region GACGTTTGTAGAACGGGTTCATCGTACTCATTTCCGCATGTCCTGATCGTTTTAATTGAATTAAAATTCACTTTATATGTATGAATATTCAATTTCAACCCCACGGAAGAAATCTTTCACGTTTATCGTGGCAGCTATGGCGGCGGTGTGTGAAAATAGAAGGAATACAGGCCATTTGACTTGAGGATATAGGCATGGCAAACCGCGAACAGCTGGAAGAACAACGTGAAGAGACCCGCCTGATCATCGAAGAACTGCTGGAAGACGGCAGCGATCCGGATGCGCTCTACACCATCGAACACCACCTCTCTGCCGAAAAGTTTGAAGTGCTGGAGCAGGCCGCTGTCGAAGCCTTCAAGCTGGGCTACGAAGTGACCGACGCCGAAGAGCTGGAAGTGGAAGACGGCACGCTGGTCATGTGCTGCGACGTGATCAGCGAAGTCGGCCTGAACGCCGAACTGATCGACACCCAGGTCGAGCAACTGTTGGCGCTGGCGGAACGTTGCGGCGTCAACTACGACGGTTGGGGCACCTACTACGAAGATCCGAACGGTGAAGACGGTGAGGATGATGAAGAAGACGGTGAATTGATCGACGAAGATGACGACGGCAAACGCCACTGATTAATTTTTGCATAGGAGCCGGCGCAAGCCGGCCCTTATAATGAAGTCTATGAAATACCAATCCCTGTTATCCCCGATTCTTAACTTCCTGCACTGTGAAACGCCTGATGCCTGGATCGACGCTGCGCGCCGCCCGGAAAACCTGCCGCTGTTGCTGACCGACCATATGGTGTGCGAGCTGAAAGCGGCGCAGACCGGCATGTGGCTGATTCGCCGCTACGTGGCGGACAAAGAGAGCGGCGATGCCTTGCTGGCGCTGCTCAGGCCCTACGAGGCTTTTTTGCATGAAGCGCAGGGCGAGCCGGAAGCGCTGTTCCGCCAGGGCCAGTTCACCCGGAAAATCTTGCCGAAAAACGGCTCGGCCTACGGCCAGGATCTGGCGGACAAGATGGTGCTGCTGATCAAAGAAGAGCTGCACCACTTCTCGCAGGTGCTGGAGATCATGCAGGCGCGGCGCATCCCCTACAAGAAAACCACCGCCAGCCGCTATGCCAAAGGCATGATCCGCGAGGTTCGCACCCACGATCCGGCCACGCTGATCGATAAGCTGATCTGCGGCGCCTACATCGAAGCGCGCTCCTGCGAACGC is a window of Serratia plymuthica DNA encoding:
- the rraB gene encoding ribonuclease E inhibitor RraB; the protein is MANREQLEEQREETRLIIEELLEDGSDPDALYTIEHHLSAEKFEVLEQAAVEAFKLGYEVTDAEELEVEDGTLVMCCDVISEVGLNAELIDTQVEQLLALAERCGVNYDGWGTYYEDPNGEDGEDDEEDGELIDEDDDGKRH
- the miaE gene encoding tRNA isopentenyl-2-thiomethyl-A-37 hydroxylase MiaE is translated as MKYQSLLSPILNFLHCETPDAWIDAARRPENLPLLLTDHMVCELKAAQTGMWLIRRYVADKESGDALLALLRPYEAFLHEAQGEPEALFRQGQFTRKILPKNGSAYGQDLADKMVLLIKEELHHFSQVLEIMQARRIPYKKTTASRYAKGMIREVRTHDPATLIDKLICGAYIEARSCERFARLAPHLDDELNRFYVSLLRSEARHYQDYLTLAEQIAGGDISERVAHFGRIEAALILSPDSELRFHSGVPAAA